The Bubalus kerabau isolate K-KA32 ecotype Philippines breed swamp buffalo chromosome X, PCC_UOA_SB_1v2, whole genome shotgun sequence genome has a segment encoding these proteins:
- the LOC129639266 gene encoding 60S ribosomal protein L31-like: MAPAKKGGKKKGWSAINEMMIREYTINIHKRIHGVGFKKHAPRALKDIWKFTMKEMGTPDVHIDTRLNKAIWAKGIRSVAYRIHVQLSRKCNEDEDSPNKLYTLVTYVPVTTFKDLQTVNVDEN; the protein is encoded by the coding sequence ATGGCTCCCGCAAAGAAGGGGGGCAAGAAGAAGGGCTGGTCTGCCATCAATGAGATGATGATCAGAGAATACACTATCAACATTCACAAGCGCATCCATGGAGTGGGTTTTAAGAAGCATGCCCCTAGGGCACTCAAAGACATCTGGAAATTTAccatgaaagagatgggaactcCAGATGTGCACATTGACACCAGACTCAACAAAGCCATCTGGGCCAAAGGAATAAGGAGTGTTGCATACCGGATCCATGTGCAGTTGTCCAGAAAATGTAATGAAGATGAAGACTCGCCAAACAAGCTCTACACGTTGGTTACCTATGTGCCTGTCACCACCTTCAAAGATCTACAGACAGTCAATGTGGATGAGAACTAA